A single region of the Larimichthys crocea isolate SSNF unplaced genomic scaffold, L_crocea_2.0 scaffold288, whole genome shotgun sequence genome encodes:
- the LOC104938624 gene encoding OX-2 membrane glycoprotein-like isoform X2 — MWTFPNHSGSTSQITGYGNVTAAYGRDAHYRCTVANPAGVLQVTWQRLFKDESIENLATYSKRFGVQVNEPYKGKVIFEEATLNSTSIILKNVKWEDDSCYICSFNVYPDGSKRKQTCLTVQGISEVNTSVHPPSSQEDPKEVVFSCSAIGKPAPTIHWSYPPDASALNQPHTTTITNSDHTFTSSRNVTLRVPRGWSGHVDCLLNRGMTGERVERISYTLKAENTEQDEEAGESRSAAGLAVMICAALFIFCIAVVAAVKIKRFKTNTRSDPV, encoded by the exons GCTCGACATCTCAGATCACCGGTTATGgaaatgtcacagcagcatATGGCAGAGATGCACACTACAGGTGTACTGTAGCCAACCCGGCAG GTGTGCTCCAGGTGACATGGCAGAGGCTTTTCAAAGATGAATCGATTGAGAATTTGGCAACCTACAGCAAGAGGTTTGGTGTCCAAGTAAACGAGCCTTACAAAGGGAAAGTCATCTTCGAAGAAGCGACTCTCAACTCGACGTCCATCATCCTGAAGAATGTAAAGTGGGAGGATGACAGCTGTTATATCTGCTCTTTCAACGTCTATCCTGATGGGTCCAAAAGGAAACAGACCTGCCTCACAGTACAAG GAATATCTGAGGTGAATACAAGTGTGCATCCACCCAGCAGTCAAGAAGACCCGAAGGAGGTCGTGTTTAGCTGCTCTGCGATAGGTAAACCAGCTCCAACCATCCACTGGTCCTACCCTCCTGACGCCTCCGCCTTAAACCAACCACATACTACTACAATAACAAACAGCGACCACACATTTACCAGCAGTCGCAACGTTACCCTGCGAGTACCTCGAGGCTGGAGCGGACACGTGGACTGCCTGCTCAACCGTGGAATGACGGGAGAAAGGGTGGAAAGAATATCTTACACCTTAAAAGCTGAAAATACAGAACAAGATGAGGAGGCCG GGGAATCACGGTCTGCAGCAGGGCTTGCCGTCATGATTTGTGCTGcgttgtttattttctgcattgCTGTCGTTGCTGCAGTGAAGATAAAAAG GTTTAAGACCAACACCAGAAGTGACCCTGTGTGA
- the LOC104938624 gene encoding OX-2 membrane glycoprotein-like isoform X1 yields MMLQILVLASLLFKGSTSQITGYGNVTAAYGRDAHYRCTVANPAGVLQVTWQRLFKDESIENLATYSKRFGVQVNEPYKGKVIFEEATLNSTSIILKNVKWEDDSCYICSFNVYPDGSKRKQTCLTVQGISEVNTSVHPPSSQEDPKEVVFSCSAIGKPAPTIHWSYPPDASALNQPHTTTITNSDHTFTSSRNVTLRVPRGWSGHVDCLLNRGMTGERVERISYTLKAENTEQDEEAGESRSAAGLAVMICAALFIFCIAVVAAVKIKRFKTNTRSDPV; encoded by the exons ATGATGTTGCAGATACTCGTATTAGCTTCTCTGCTCTTTAAAG GCTCGACATCTCAGATCACCGGTTATGgaaatgtcacagcagcatATGGCAGAGATGCACACTACAGGTGTACTGTAGCCAACCCGGCAG GTGTGCTCCAGGTGACATGGCAGAGGCTTTTCAAAGATGAATCGATTGAGAATTTGGCAACCTACAGCAAGAGGTTTGGTGTCCAAGTAAACGAGCCTTACAAAGGGAAAGTCATCTTCGAAGAAGCGACTCTCAACTCGACGTCCATCATCCTGAAGAATGTAAAGTGGGAGGATGACAGCTGTTATATCTGCTCTTTCAACGTCTATCCTGATGGGTCCAAAAGGAAACAGACCTGCCTCACAGTACAAG GAATATCTGAGGTGAATACAAGTGTGCATCCACCCAGCAGTCAAGAAGACCCGAAGGAGGTCGTGTTTAGCTGCTCTGCGATAGGTAAACCAGCTCCAACCATCCACTGGTCCTACCCTCCTGACGCCTCCGCCTTAAACCAACCACATACTACTACAATAACAAACAGCGACCACACATTTACCAGCAGTCGCAACGTTACCCTGCGAGTACCTCGAGGCTGGAGCGGACACGTGGACTGCCTGCTCAACCGTGGAATGACGGGAGAAAGGGTGGAAAGAATATCTTACACCTTAAAAGCTGAAAATACAGAACAAGATGAGGAGGCCG GGGAATCACGGTCTGCAGCAGGGCTTGCCGTCATGATTTGTGCTGcgttgtttattttctgcattgCTGTCGTTGCTGCAGTGAAGATAAAAAG GTTTAAGACCAACACCAGAAGTGACCCTGTGTGA